A single genomic interval of Pyrobaculum arsenaticum DSM 13514 harbors:
- a CDS encoding chromatin protein Cren7, translated as MAEEILNREYEVEYGGKRYILRPIKAWVLQPPGKPGVVVALFRLPDGKTVRKVVMKLPP; from the coding sequence GTGGCGGAGGAGATTTTGAACAGGGAGTACGAGGTGGAGTACGGTGGGAAGAGGTACATCCTAAGACCTATAAAGGCTTGGGTTCTCCAGCCTCCCGGGAAGCCAGGCGTAGTGGTGGCGCTGTTCAGGCTTCCCGATGGGAAGACTGTGAGGAAAGTTGTGATGAAGTTGCCGCCTTAG
- a CDS encoding CBS domain-containing protein encodes MIGTFAKTDVVKAFPTNSIRHVARLMAEKKVGLVVLVDPKEHDRIVGVISERDVVKAVAFDIDLDSPCDVVATKNVITIEYDQPVAKAAEIFRKYNIRHVVVTKGGRLYGVLSIRDIIRDDAALREVASFYEWSFEPGMSA; translated from the coding sequence ATGATAGGGACCTTCGCCAAGACTGACGTAGTCAAGGCCTTTCCCACAAACTCCATCAGGCACGTTGCCCGACTGATGGCGGAGAAGAAGGTGGGGCTGGTGGTTCTCGTAGATCCAAAAGAACATGACAGAATCGTTGGGGTGATTTCCGAGAGGGACGTAGTTAAGGCTGTCGCGTTTGACATAGATCTCGACAGCCCGTGCGATGTCGTGGCCACGAAAAATGTGATCACTATCGAGTACGACCAGCCCGTGGCCAAGGCGGCCGAGATCTTCAGGAAATACAACATACGCCACGTGGTGGTGACTAAGGGCGGAAGGCTCTATGGAGTTCTTTCCATTAGGGATATCATACGCGATGACGCCGCGTTGAGGGAGGTCGCAAGCTTTTACGAATGGTCATTTGAGCCTGGGATGTCGGCGTAG
- a CDS encoding NAD(P)/FAD-dependent oxidoreductase has protein sequence MRATARVVGLGPSGSAFLHFYGAARGVERSPRYFKACGEAVPVETPLVGKEHVVDKVRLFRFYYWKREVGEVAYQKPRWYIIDKAKWVEQLRAAATGSGAVDGEVVVKAGGPYQSEGGKITVVRAYVEGVKLEDEAVYFVFPPDSVGFYWAFPHGGVYNVGGGFIGVENPVPLVRAFVQKWLGGGRVVDVRGAPLTVEPKIVLHDGEAFRIGEAAGLVYPLTGEGIRPGVLSAKALAEALTTKKPLETYRRAVADIAKQVEFQKRLLKAARRLIERGASIMELANDGVLRDYIEENLSARALFAALAKRPAVGVRLVAALIK, from the coding sequence ATGAGGGCCACAGCTAGGGTTGTGGGCCTCGGCCCCTCGGGATCCGCCTTCCTCCACTTTTACGGCGCCGCCCGCGGCGTGGAGAGGTCGCCGCGGTATTTCAAGGCCTGCGGCGAGGCCGTACCCGTAGAGACCCCGCTGGTGGGGAAAGAACACGTGGTCGACAAGGTTAGGCTCTTCCGCTTTTACTATTGGAAGAGGGAGGTGGGGGAGGTGGCCTATCAGAAGCCCAGGTGGTACATAATCGACAAGGCCAAGTGGGTGGAGCAACTGAGGGCCGCGGCTACGGGGAGCGGGGCGGTGGACGGGGAGGTGGTGGTCAAGGCGGGCGGCCCGTACCAGAGCGAGGGGGGTAAGATAACGGTGGTGCGGGCGTACGTGGAGGGGGTCAAGCTGGAGGACGAGGCGGTCTACTTCGTCTTCCCGCCGGACTCGGTCGGCTTTTACTGGGCCTTCCCCCACGGCGGGGTTTACAATGTCGGAGGCGGGTTCATCGGCGTGGAGAACCCAGTGCCCCTGGTAAGGGCCTTTGTGCAGAAGTGGCTGGGTGGGGGCCGCGTGGTTGACGTCCGGGGGGCGCCGCTAACCGTGGAGCCTAAGATAGTCCTCCACGACGGGGAGGCCTTCCGCATAGGCGAGGCCGCCGGGCTGGTGTACCCTCTGACGGGCGAGGGCATTAGGCCGGGGGTCCTCTCGGCAAAGGCCCTGGCGGAGGCCCTTACTACGAAAAAGCCGCTGGAAACGTATAGAAGGGCCGTTGCCGACATCGCCAAGCAGGTGGAATTCCAGAAAAGGCTGTTAAAGGCGGCGCGGCGGTTGATAGAGCGGGGGGCTTCGATTATGGAGCTCGCCAACGACGGCGTATTGCGGGACTACATCGAGGAGAACCTCTCCGCAAGGGCCCTCTTCGCGGCGCTCGCCAAGAGGCCGGCCGTCGGCGTGAGGCTTGTGGCCGCGTTGATTAAATAA
- a CDS encoding haloacid dehalogenase, whose translation MVLYIHDNCAVLDVRNLYNELREYESVKDEVVQTSIKVARLSKAVVYSVIRKDFEAAERALREMNQTAAKLKELIAKWPMFYGSAATGLQEYVEANVLYYFMKEGKLPPREELGVDVYVYLMGVADVAGELGRSATEELLRKNIEAAKRLKEVVERLYLDLLSLEPRDFELRKKVDYVGSQANWISEKLFYATTCRREEA comes from the coding sequence ATGGTTTTATACATCCACGATAATTGCGCCGTGCTAGACGTGAGGAATCTCTACAACGAACTGCGGGAATACGAGTCTGTAAAAGACGAGGTAGTCCAGACCTCCATCAAGGTGGCGAGGCTGTCGAAGGCCGTCGTCTACTCCGTAATTCGTAAAGACTTTGAGGCGGCTGAGAGGGCCCTCCGCGAGATGAACCAGACAGCGGCTAAGCTAAAGGAGCTAATAGCCAAGTGGCCCATGTTCTACGGAAGCGCCGCCACCGGCCTGCAAGAATACGTCGAGGCCAACGTCCTCTACTACTTCATGAAAGAGGGGAAGCTCCCCCCGCGCGAGGAGCTCGGAGTAGACGTGTACGTCTACCTAATGGGCGTCGCCGACGTGGCGGGGGAGCTGGGCAGGTCGGCCACAGAGGAGCTCTTAAGAAAGAACATAGAAGCGGCGAAGAGGTTGAAAGAGGTCGTGGAGAGGCTCTACCTGGACCTCCTGTCCCTAGAGCCGAGGGACTTCGAGCTCAGGAAAAAGGTTGACTATGTGGGCTCCCAGGCCAACTGGATATCCGAGAAGCTGTTCTACGCCACTACTTGCCGGAGGGAGGAAGCCTAA
- a CDS encoding amidase, which produces MNTDLSKRLEEAKRRADLNYFIYLNENAPAELEAVKRAGRCGALCGLVVAVKDNIEVAGMPITNGAPYMRRMADRTAPVVRRLIAEGAVVIGKTNMHELALGATNINPHYGPTRNPHDPSRITGGSSGGSAGAVAVGVADLGVGTDTGGSVRIPAALCGVVGYKPPYGKIPTEGVLPLAQSLDHVGFITRTVEELVHILSAAGWGPAELPQMKRFRFAVLIGVAENTKHVDKAFWKAVSVLESIGGIRDEVFIDGGRYGAARAAILLSEAAANYYHYLRSAAEHMGRDVAALLSAGAALPAVAYVTAKRVKEEATRFFESLFKKYDVVATPTTATEALAIEEAGKLAVRGRLLAYTELFNLTGHPALSVPAPASGLPVGLQIAARDEDVLLSIAKAYEEAL; this is translated from the coding sequence ATGAACACGGATTTGTCCAAGAGGCTGGAGGAGGCAAAGCGGCGGGCTGATCTGAACTACTTCATATACTTAAATGAAAACGCCCCGGCGGAGCTGGAGGCCGTTAAGAGAGCTGGGCGTTGTGGAGCTCTTTGCGGCCTTGTCGTCGCCGTAAAGGACAACATAGAAGTGGCGGGGATGCCTATTACAAACGGCGCTCCGTACATGAGGAGGATGGCCGACAGAACGGCGCCTGTGGTGAGGCGCCTCATCGCCGAGGGGGCGGTGGTCATCGGCAAGACGAATATGCACGAGCTGGCTCTAGGCGCCACGAACATCAACCCCCACTACGGCCCTACGAGGAACCCACACGACCCTTCGCGGATTACGGGAGGCTCCAGCGGTGGGAGCGCAGGGGCGGTGGCAGTTGGCGTTGCGGATCTGGGGGTAGGTACTGACACGGGAGGCTCCGTGAGGATCCCCGCGGCACTGTGTGGGGTAGTTGGCTACAAGCCACCGTACGGCAAAATACCGACTGAGGGGGTGCTACCCCTGGCGCAGAGCCTCGACCACGTCGGCTTCATAACAAGGACAGTCGAGGAGCTTGTGCACATCTTGTCGGCGGCTGGGTGGGGCCCCGCGGAGCTACCTCAGATGAAGAGGTTTAGATTCGCCGTGTTGATAGGCGTGGCGGAGAACACGAAACACGTAGACAAGGCGTTTTGGAAGGCCGTCTCAGTACTTGAGTCCATCGGCGGGATTCGGGACGAGGTATTCATAGACGGGGGAAGGTATGGGGCGGCCCGGGCTGCCATCCTCCTCTCAGAAGCCGCGGCGAATTATTACCACTACCTAAGAAGCGCGGCGGAGCACATGGGACGCGACGTGGCGGCCCTCCTCAGCGCCGGCGCCGCCCTCCCCGCCGTGGCTTACGTAACTGCGAAGCGGGTAAAAGAGGAGGCTACGAGGTTTTTCGAGTCGCTGTTCAAGAAATACGACGTGGTGGCGACGCCCACGACGGCCACCGAGGCGCTGGCTATTGAAGAGGCGGGCAAATTAGCTGTTAGGGGGAGGCTACTGGCCTACACGGAGCTCTTCAACCTGACGGGGCACCCAGCCCTATCGGTACCTGCGCCGGCCTCCGGCCTCCCCGTCGGCCTGCAAATAGCCGCACGCGACGAAGACGTCCTCCTCTCAATAGCCAAGGCCTACGAGGAGGCCCTCTGA
- a CDS encoding MBL fold metallo-hydrolase, which translates to MKIVTKYLEGAPLLTTYVVEVGGVKVVVDPGPASLYQPMDVDAVLCTHLHLDHCGSAGHLGRPVYVHERYIRHVVDPSRLYESSRAVLGIFAEKFGRPLPNERAVGVADGARLFDAFDVYYTPGHAPHHIMYFFRDQKVLFTGDGAGVYIPELGVVIPTTPPPFKLDMYLQSLERVKALGAEAVCFPHYSCTRDVDLIKRHVEQVKSWVEALGGNLDKTADEALRELARVDPNVERVLAVGGLYLEFYLRFSVLGFMEYLKAQRASS; encoded by the coding sequence ATGAAGATCGTCACGAAGTATCTGGAGGGGGCACCTCTCTTGACTACCTACGTCGTTGAGGTTGGCGGCGTTAAGGTGGTGGTGGATCCGGGTCCTGCCTCTCTCTACCAGCCGATGGACGTAGATGCCGTTTTATGCACCCACCTGCATCTGGATCACTGCGGCTCGGCGGGGCACCTGGGGAGGCCTGTATACGTACACGAGAGGTACATAAGGCACGTGGTAGATCCGTCAAGGCTCTACGAGTCCAGCCGAGCCGTGTTGGGCATCTTCGCCGAGAAGTTCGGCCGACCTCTCCCCAACGAGCGCGCCGTGGGGGTGGCGGACGGGGCTAGGCTTTTCGACGCCTTCGACGTCTACTACACCCCCGGCCACGCGCCGCACCACATTATGTACTTTTTCCGAGACCAGAAAGTACTATTCACAGGAGACGGTGCCGGCGTCTACATCCCTGAGCTGGGCGTTGTGATCCCAACTACGCCTCCGCCGTTTAAGCTGGACATGTATCTGCAGTCCCTGGAGAGGGTAAAGGCTCTTGGCGCCGAGGCTGTGTGTTTCCCCCACTACTCCTGCACTAGGGACGTAGATCTGATAAAGAGGCACGTGGAGCAGGTTAAGTCGTGGGTGGAGGCGCTGGGCGGGAATTTAGACAAGACCGCTGACGAGGCGCTTAGGGAGCTGGCCCGTGTTGATCCAAACGTGGAGAGGGTACTAGCCGTGGGTGGGCTCTACCTGGAGTTCTACCTTAGGTTCAGCGTGTTGGGCTTTATGGAGTATTTAAAGGCTCAGAGGGCCTCCTCGTAG
- a CDS encoding TAXI family TRAP transporter solute-binding subunit produces MKSTTVLVIGIIIVALVVAVVALLSQPASTPTPTPSQTSQQQTQQPPPTRYSVIIATGGTGGVYYYYGGVIAGILKNYTNIDATSIQTAGSIDNLLLIRDKTDPKRGIYYCATTLPESAYLAYTGQHEKFKDKPAPIAILWAMYPNYLHIVTRSDSGIKSIYDLKGKRVSTGAPGSGTEIEALLVLQILGIDPAKDFSKWERLGAAESADALKSGTIDAYFWSGGLPTSSIVELGVSLKQQGVSLVLIEIPGEVINAFTQKFPGVATKGVIPKSVYGTEKDTQTLTFWNMFVCHKDMPDDLAYLITKTVFQHLDILQASVKAAKDTNLQNALLYYGGSIPYHPGALRYYKEVGVLK; encoded by the coding sequence ATGAAGAGCACTACAGTATTAGTAATTGGGATAATCATAGTCGCCCTAGTAGTTGCAGTAGTTGCGTTGTTGTCACAACCTGCTTCTACTCCTACTCCCACACCTAGTCAAACATCCCAGCAACAAACTCAACAGCCACCCCCTACACGTTATAGTGTAATAATAGCTACAGGAGGGACAGGAGGCGTCTACTACTACTATGGTGGGGTAATTGCGGGGATTCTAAAGAACTATACAAATATAGACGCAACTTCTATTCAGACGGCAGGCTCTATTGATAACTTACTCCTAATTAGAGACAAAACCGACCCCAAGCGGGGGATTTACTACTGCGCCACGACACTACCAGAGTCGGCTTATCTAGCTTACACGGGACAACATGAGAAATTCAAAGACAAACCTGCACCTATTGCTATACTGTGGGCTATGTATCCCAACTACCTACATATTGTGACTAGGAGCGACTCGGGGATTAAGTCTATATACGACTTAAAAGGCAAACGCGTCTCCACAGGAGCTCCTGGAAGCGGCACCGAAATTGAGGCTCTCCTTGTATTACAGATATTAGGCATAGACCCTGCTAAAGACTTCTCAAAATGGGAGAGGCTAGGCGCTGCTGAGAGCGCCGACGCTTTAAAAAGCGGCACAATTGACGCCTATTTCTGGAGCGGCGGCCTACCCACGTCCTCAATTGTAGAGCTTGGAGTATCATTAAAACAACAAGGCGTGTCGCTGGTGCTAATAGAGATACCAGGTGAAGTTATTAATGCGTTCACCCAGAAATTCCCAGGAGTCGCTACCAAAGGCGTGATACCGAAAAGCGTCTATGGTACTGAAAAAGACACTCAAACTTTAACTTTTTGGAATATGTTTGTATGCCATAAAGATATGCCGGATGACTTGGCGTATCTCATTACAAAAACTGTATTTCAACACCTTGACATACTACAAGCTTCTGTAAAAGCCGCAAAAGATACAAATCTTCAGAATGCGCTTCTCTACTACGGCGGGAGTATACCGTATCACCCAGGCGCCCTTCGCTACTACAAAGAAGTTGGCGTATTAAAGTGA
- a CDS encoding TRAP transporter permease: MEKVKLLQYFLAAASIYHLYLFFHPYTPLSYVVRIPIFDLTQVERATHVWFIITAGYLHSYVFPPRPSPFAGYILAALALVPTLLLLPQIGPIEAMYVLLAYIIAVGPLTTKYRKELDLVGAILAFLPYIYLVLNYEELIYRAVTPERWDLAMGWGFTLLLMGVVYRFVGGVLSIIALLFMWYDIFGYVFPPPWRIPGFGVDFLIGKIYIETEAALFGTVTGVSMSYIVYFSIFGALLASLKLGDKLARGVFVILGKSPKSVGRAAVTLGVIQGMVSGSGAADAAYVGNTLKNAFKKAGYDDLTAAGLVANVGTVALITPPILGAIAFIMAEVLAIPYTWVIIMSIPIAFLYIFSILLYNEYYVEKARLSSLEIKKERLAEWLKSGGWAGLLPIVTILAILFAGYTITAAVVVATLVSIIAAFMVKPRPTGKDLLEGLANGFKLLISVGSSIVVANFIMAMVVVSGLGTTFSIYLVNISQNLYIAMTFAAVFSLILGMGVPPTATYITASLLTAPAIVKLATASGMPEQAALLATHMFLFYYAMLADITPPVGLSNFAAASVFGVNPIDVGIKAARVALPKYIIAALFLTSYETTALLIMPTYLTAGLQYTITMFFTKLILTISAIWAFTIANVGLVAGKNLSLLYRIVALLIGGFLIVPSLVLNITGFIMLLLFYVYTRFKLKV; this comes from the coding sequence ATGGAGAAGGTCAAGCTTCTCCAGTACTTCCTTGCCGCTGCCTCTATTTACCACTTATACCTATTTTTCCACCCATATACTCCGCTCAGCTACGTCGTAAGAATACCAATCTTTGACCTTACCCAGGTAGAGAGGGCGACTCACGTCTGGTTTATAATAACAGCCGGCTACCTCCATTCCTATGTCTTCCCGCCGAGGCCTTCCCCATTTGCTGGCTATATACTAGCCGCACTCGCTTTGGTACCTACGCTCCTACTACTACCGCAGATAGGGCCTATTGAGGCTATGTATGTACTTCTTGCATACATCATAGCTGTGGGACCCCTGACAACGAAGTATAGAAAAGAGCTTGACCTAGTCGGCGCCATTTTGGCATTTCTCCCCTATATCTACCTTGTTCTAAATTACGAGGAGCTGATCTACCGCGCCGTTACGCCAGAAAGGTGGGATCTCGCAATGGGGTGGGGCTTTACGCTCCTGTTGATGGGCGTCGTGTATCGCTTTGTAGGCGGCGTCTTGTCAATTATCGCATTACTGTTCATGTGGTACGACATATTCGGCTACGTCTTTCCGCCACCTTGGAGAATACCTGGGTTCGGCGTCGATTTTCTCATTGGTAAAATATATATTGAAACAGAGGCGGCGCTCTTCGGCACAGTGACTGGAGTCTCCATGTCGTATATTGTCTATTTCTCGATATTCGGCGCCTTGCTGGCCTCGCTAAAACTGGGCGACAAATTAGCGAGGGGAGTTTTTGTTATTCTGGGAAAAAGTCCAAAAAGCGTGGGGCGCGCCGCTGTTACGCTGGGAGTTATACAGGGCATGGTTTCCGGGTCAGGCGCGGCAGATGCGGCGTATGTAGGCAATACTCTGAAAAACGCTTTCAAGAAGGCCGGATATGACGACCTCACAGCAGCAGGTCTAGTGGCGAATGTGGGCACAGTCGCGTTGATAACACCTCCGATCCTCGGCGCAATTGCCTTCATAATGGCAGAGGTGTTAGCTATACCTTATACTTGGGTTATAATAATGTCTATTCCCATAGCTTTTCTGTATATTTTTTCAATACTGCTTTACAACGAGTACTATGTTGAAAAGGCGAGGCTGAGTTCGCTCGAGATTAAAAAAGAGCGGTTAGCGGAGTGGTTGAAGAGCGGCGGGTGGGCCGGACTTCTGCCTATCGTAACAATTTTGGCTATTTTATTTGCGGGCTATACAATAACGGCAGCTGTGGTAGTGGCGACTCTAGTTTCAATAATTGCGGCGTTTATGGTAAAGCCCAGACCAACTGGAAAAGACCTATTGGAAGGGCTGGCTAACGGATTTAAGCTGTTGATATCGGTAGGCAGTTCAATAGTTGTAGCTAACTTCATAATGGCCATGGTGGTGGTTTCCGGTCTAGGAACCACTTTCTCAATATATCTCGTCAATATCTCGCAAAATCTTTACATCGCTATGACATTTGCCGCTGTCTTTTCACTAATTCTCGGCATGGGAGTGCCGCCAACTGCGACGTATATAACCGCATCGCTTTTAACGGCACCTGCCATAGTGAAACTCGCAACCGCTTCAGGTATGCCGGAGCAAGCCGCGTTGCTGGCAACACACATGTTCCTATTCTACTACGCGATGTTGGCTGATATCACGCCGCCGGTGGGGCTTTCAAATTTCGCCGCCGCCTCGGTATTCGGCGTTAATCCCATAGACGTTGGCATAAAGGCTGCTAGAGTGGCGTTACCCAAATATATCATTGCCGCGTTATTCCTGACTAGTTACGAAACTACAGCGTTGTTAATAATGCCGACATATCTCACCGCAGGTTTGCAATACACAATTACCATGTTTTTCACCAAATTGATTCTAACTATAAGTGCTATCTGGGCCTTTACAATAGCAAATGTAGGCTTGGTAGCAGGTAAAAATTTGAGCCTTCTCTACAGAATTGTGGCGTTGTTGATAGGGGGCTTTTTGATCGTGCCTAGCCTAGTGTTAAATATTACTGGATTTATTATGTTGCTCTTATTCTATGTATATACAAGATTTAAACTCAAGGTCTAA